A stretch of the Bacteroidota bacterium genome encodes the following:
- a CDS encoding SpoIIE family protein phosphatase has protein sequence MFKKLINTGVHEGLTFKEQSKIRIFNSSLLTVAAILTLYTGIGLLQKLYFTTALTVVELLFIAVNFQFTHARKYNLSFHFGILNGLFFIFGFVFLLGEVNQTHLYFLFMPMAAMIVFDSKKTVLIYFALSMAILLFSFYIFKNYLPVYNVADAAGTFRLMNPLFTGLLIFLGIKLFKNENLEFNDKINQQKKLLEEKNKDITDSIQYAKRIQSALMASDNLLKKNLPEHFVLYKPKDIVSGDFYWAEKFENKFLLAVCDCTGHGVPGAFMSLLGISFLNEITKEKNITQPDLVFNALRANIINALNPEWTMEEGKDGMDAVLCNFDFTKKEVQFTCSNNPLWILRNNQWLEFKPDKFPIGLHGEIKPFTLRSEQLQKGDLMYMFTDGYADQFGGVKGKKFKYKNIQKVLLENSPKSMEEQKKILDDAIEKWKGNLEQVDDILIIGIRI, from the coding sequence GTGTTCAAAAAACTCATCAACACAGGCGTTCACGAAGGATTAACTTTCAAGGAGCAAAGCAAAATCCGGATTTTTAATTCTTCGCTTCTTACTGTTGCCGCTATTCTTACACTTTATACAGGAATTGGGCTGCTTCAAAAACTTTATTTTACCACTGCGCTCACGGTTGTGGAACTTTTATTCATTGCTGTTAACTTTCAGTTTACACATGCGCGCAAATACAATCTCTCTTTTCATTTCGGAATTTTAAATGGACTGTTTTTCATTTTCGGATTTGTATTTCTCCTGGGCGAAGTAAATCAAACACATCTTTATTTTCTTTTCATGCCCATGGCGGCCATGATTGTTTTTGACAGCAAGAAAACCGTATTAATTTATTTTGCTCTTTCAATGGCAATCCTGCTTTTTTCATTTTACATTTTCAAAAATTATCTTCCTGTTTACAATGTTGCCGATGCAGCCGGCACGTTCAGGTTGATGAATCCCCTATTCACAGGACTGCTTATATTTCTCGGCATAAAACTTTTTAAGAATGAAAACCTTGAGTTCAACGATAAAATAAACCAGCAGAAAAAACTGCTTGAAGAAAAAAATAAAGACATCACCGATTCCATTCAATACGCAAAACGGATTCAAAGTGCGCTGATGGCTTCGGATAATTTGCTGAAGAAAAATCTACCCGAGCATTTTGTTTTATACAAACCAAAAGATATTGTCAGCGGTGATTTTTACTGGGCAGAAAAGTTTGAAAATAAATTTTTGCTTGCCGTTTGCGATTGTACAGGTCATGGAGTTCCGGGTGCATTCATGAGTTTGCTCGGGATTTCATTTCTGAATGAGATTACCAAAGAAAAAAATATTACGCAGCCCGATTTGGTTTTCAATGCTCTTCGTGCAAATATTATTAATGCGTTGAATCCCGAATGGACTATGGAAGAAGGAAAAGACGGAATGGATGCGGTGCTTTGCAATTTTGATTTCACAAAAAAAGAGGTGCAGTTTACTTGTTCAAATAATCCGCTTTGGATTCTTCGCAACAATCAATGGCTCGAATTCAAGCCCGACAAATTTCCCATTGGGCTGCATGGCGAAATAAAACCTTTTACTCTTCGTTCGGAACAACTTCAGAAGGGAGATTTAATGTATATGTTCACCGATGGCTATGCAGATCAGTTTGGCGGTGTGAAAGGAAAAAAATTCAAGTACAAAAATATTCAGAAAGTTCTTCTTGAAAATTCTCCAAAGAGTATGGAAGAGCAGAAAAAAATATTAGACGATGCCATTGAAAAATGGAAAGGAAATTTAGAGCAAGTGGACGATATTTTAATTATTGGAATAAGGATATAG